A region of the Streptomyces sp. NBC_00442 genome:
ACCGCGTGCGGACCCGACTCCCGCGCCCTGTCGAGCAGTTGGCCGTGCACGAGGTGGCGCAGTTCCAGGCCGGGGGCCTCGTCGTCGCGCAGGGCGTCGAAGACCGGAACGTGTGCGGGAGAGGTGTGCAGCAGTGCGAGCCTCGTCACCAGCGCTCCGGATCCGCCGCGAGCCGGGCACGGGCCGCCTCGACCAGCGCGGCGGGTGCGGCCGGGGCCTCGTCGGGATGCCGTTCGGCCCAGGTGGCGGCGTACGGGCACAGCGGCACGACCGGCACGCCCTCGCGGGCCGCCATGGCGTAGAACTCTCTCACCAGGGCGCTCGCGATGCCCTTGCCCTCGTGCTCGGGCTCCACCACGGTGTGCACCGCGACCAGCGCGGCGGGCCGCCCGTCGAGGGTGAAGTAGTCGATGCGGCCAACCGCTTCCCCGTCCTCGGACGCGGCGAGCAGACCTCGCGAGCGGTCGTCTCGTAGCTGCACCATGTGCGGGTCCTCTCCGAGGAAGCCGGTGGCGGCGCCGACCGGGGCGCGCCCGGGTCGGCACCTGATCCGCCGGCCGGGAGCCCGGCCGGGCGGTTCAGCCGTGGGGGGTGTTCTGCGCGGTGCCCTGCGGGGCGGGGATACGGGCGTGCGGGCTGCGTTGCTGGTCGCTGCCGGGAACGGGGGCCGAGGCATCGGCACCCAGGGCCACGATCCGGTTGTCTCCGTCCACGTGCACCACCCTGGGCTTGAACGCGCGCGCCTCGACGTCGTCGATCTGGGCGTAACTGATGAGGATCACCAGGTCACCGGGGTGTACGAGGTGGGCGGCGGCCCCGTTGATGCCGATGACGCCGGAGCCGCGCTCGCCCTCGATGACGTACGTCTCCAGGCGGCTGCCGTTGTCGATGTCGACGATGTGGACCAGCTCACCGGGGAGCAGGTCGGCCGCCTCCATCAATTCGGCATCCACGGTCACCGAGCCCACGTAGTGCAGATCGGCCTGGGTCACGGTGGCTCTGTGGATCTTGGACTTGAACATGGTGCGTATCATCGAGGCACTCCTGGACGCAGGCTCCCTGCCTGCGTTTTTGCAGGTCAAGGGCGGTTTCTCAACTTTACAACGAGTCGCACCGGACAGCGATCCCCAGGTTCTCCAGGACTCGCGCTGACCACTCGCCGACTTCGC
Encoded here:
- a CDS encoding GNAT family N-acetyltransferase, whose amino-acid sequence is MVQLRDDRSRGLLAASEDGEAVGRIDYFTLDGRPAALVAVHTVVEPEHEGKGIASALVREFYAMAAREGVPVVPLCPYAATWAERHPDEAPAAPAALVEAARARLAADPERW
- the panD gene encoding aspartate 1-decarboxylase; this encodes MIRTMFKSKIHRATVTQADLHYVGSVTVDAELMEAADLLPGELVHIVDIDNGSRLETYVIEGERGSGVIGINGAAAHLVHPGDLVILISYAQIDDVEARAFKPRVVHVDGDNRIVALGADASAPVPGSDQQRSPHARIPAPQGTAQNTPHG